The Pochonia chlamydosporia 170 chromosome 1, whole genome shotgun sequence genome window below encodes:
- a CDS encoding siderophore iron transporter (similar to Coccidioides immitis RS XP_001246923.1): MGVLSRFTASSETAQETKHEKSVLGPEVPCDSTEKNSSDDGKQVGVKKVEGAAAVWTKWHLVAAFANIWLIYFILSIMEVVFRTLDPFVTSTFQKHSLTAAMGIISSIVGGLSKLAIAKILDTVGRPQGMALALTFWVMGMVMMAACKNVETYAAAQVFAQTGSQGVSYCLTIFIADTTTLLNRPLMLAFATSPYIVTTWIGGPMATSVIKGPGWEWGFGMWAIITPVVVLPLVFIFAWNQKKAEKQGLAPTNSIRNLSFGAVKRFAVEVDLIGLLLLAGGMALFLLPFALYQYQDDGWKSALVIAMIVVGGVLIVVFILWEKFGAPVTFIPLGLLADRTVFFAGLMFLFVFANSLIWGSFFTSMLLVVWNTGVTKATYISNIYRVGSCFSGLVIGYFIHLTGRFKWVGTLFALPLMLLGVGLMIYFRQASQSIGFVIMTQIFVAFAGGPLVIAGEMAMMAPSDHQHVAVIIAILDLFSGVGNAIGRAISSAIWAGTFKDALRKRLPADAPVDSIYGSLPIQMSYEPGSDERNAISEAYSESQRYMLITSTCFVVVAWACTWAWRDIKLKDKKQTKGYVV, from the exons ATGGGCGTTCTGTCTCGATTTACAGCCTCCTCGGAGACTGCCCAAGAGACAAAACACGAAAAGTCTGTCCTAGGCCCCGAAGTGCCATGTGACTCGACGGAGAAAAACTCCTCTGACGACGGAAAGCAAGTTGGCGTCAAGAAAGTTGAAGGTGCGGCGGCCGTTTGGACGAAATGGCACCTCGTCGCTGCTTTTGCCAA CATCTGGCTCATCTACTTTATCCTGTCGATAATGGAAGTCGTTTTCCGCACTCTAGACCCCTTCGTCACCAGTACCTTTCAGAAACATTCCCTCACAGCAGCAATGGGCATTATTTCCAGCATTGTCGGCGGTCTGTCAAAGCTAGCAATCGCGAAGATTCTAGACACGGTCGGCCGACCGCAGGGCATGGCGCTCGCTCTGACGTTTTGGGTCATGGGGATGGTTATGATGGCAGCGTGTAAGAATGTCGAGACGTATGCTGCGGCACAGGTATTTGCGCAAACTGG GTCGCAGGGCGTCAGTTATTGTTTGACAATCTTCATCGCCGATACAACGACGCTTCTAAATCGACCGCTTATGCTGGCGTTTGCGACGTCCCCATACATCGTCACCACGTGGATTGGAGGACCTATGGCAACGAGCGTCATCAAAGGTCCTGGATGGGAATGGGGATTCGGCATGTGGGCAATCATCACGCCTGTTGTGGTGTTGCCgctcgtcttcatctttgcaTGGAACCAAAAGAAGGCTGAGAAGCAGGGACTTGCACCGACAAACTCTATCCGGAATCTCAGTTTCGGTGCCGTCAAGAGATTTGCTGTTGAGGTAGATCTAATTGGTCTGCttctcttggctggtggcatGGCACTCTTCCTCCTGCCATTTGCACTATATCAGTATCAAGATGATGGCTGGAAGAGCGCCCTTGTCATCGCCATGATCGTTGTCGGCGGcgtcctcatcgtcgttTTCATCCTCTGGGAAAAGTTTGGCGCCCCAGTGACTTTCATCCCTCTTGGTCTCCTTGCAGATCGcaccgtcttcttcgccggCCTCATGTTCCTCTTTGTTTTCGCTAACTCCCTTATTTGGGGAAGTTTCTTCACCTCCATGCTACTCGTTGTGTGGAATACTGGTGTAACCAAAGCAACTTATATCTCTAACATTTACAGAGTGGGATCGTGCTTCTCCGGCCTCGTCATCGGCTACTTTATCCATCTTACCGGACGATTCAAGTGGGTTGGCACTTTATTTGCACTCCCCCTTATGCTCCTCGGTGTAGGTCTCATGATATACTTCCGTCAAGCGAGCCAGAGCATCGGGTTCGTCATCATGACCCAGATCTTTGTTGCCTTTGCAGGCGGGCCGCTTGTCATTGCAGGAGagatggccatgatggcaccGTCAGATCACCAACATGTTGCTGTTatcattgccattctcgacTTGTTTTCTGGTGTCGGAAACGCTATTGGGCGGGCTATTTCATCGGCAATTTGGGCCGGCACATTTAAAGACGCGCTGAGGAAGCGACTGCCCGCTGATGCACCAGTGGACAGCATCTATGGCAGTCTTCCTATCCAGATGAGCTATGAGCCGGGCTCGGATGAGAGGAATGCTATTTCTGAGGCGTACTCCGAGTCACAGCGGTATATGCTGATTACGAGTACCtgttttgtggtggttgcttgGGCGTGTACTTGGGCTTGGAGAGATATCAAGTTGAAGGATAAGAAGCAGACGAAGGGATATGTGGTGTGA